The following is a genomic window from Streptomyces chrestomyceticus JCM 4735.
CGCGCCGCCGTAGTACGCGCCCGCGATCCACGGCCCCCGTACCTCCAGCTCGCCCGCCGACGCCCCGTCCCACGGCAGGTGTGCGCCGTCGGGGCCGACGAGCCGGGCCTCCACCGAGGCGGGGAAGCGGCCCTGCGTCGCGCGGTACGTCCACTCCTCCTCGCCGCTCACGCCGGCCGGTGGGTGCGCGACCGAGCCGAGCGGGGAGGTCTCGGTCATGCCCCAGGCGTGCACCACGCGCAGGCCGTGGCGTTCCTCGAAGGCGCGCATCAGGGACGGGGGACACGCGGAGCCGCCGATGACGACATTGCGCAGCGAGGTGACGTCGCGCTTCGTGGCGTCCAGCTCGCCGAGCAGGCCCTGCCAGATGGTGGGGACGGCGGCGGCGACGGTCGGCCGTACCGTCTCGATCATTTCGGCGATCGGCCCCGGCTGAAGGAACCGGTCGGGCATCAGCAGGGAGGCACCCGCCATGAAGGAGGCGTGCGGCAGGCCCCAGGCGTTCACGTGGAACATGGGGACGACGGGCATGGCGATGTCCTTGCCGCCCAGTGCGAACGCCTCGGCGTTGTTGACCTGCATGGAGTGCAGGTAGAGGGAGCGGTGGCTGTAGGCCACGCCCTTCGGGTCGCCGGTCGTGCCGGAGGTGTAGCAGAGCGCGGCGGCCTGCAGTTCGTCGAGCTCCGGCCAGTCGTACCGCTCCGGACGGCCCGCGATCAGCTCCTCGTACTCGTGGACGCGCGGCCGGACGCCTGCCAGCAGGGAACGGTCGCCCTCCCCCGCCACGACGACGTGCTCGACCCCCGGCAGGCGCGGGAGCAGCGGCGCCAGCAGCGGCAGCAGGGAGCCGTTGACGAGGATGACGCGGTCGGCCGCGTGGTTGACGATCCAGATCAGTTGCTCGACGGGGAGGCGCAGGTTGAGCGTGTGGAGCACGGCGCCCATGGAGGGGATGGCGAGGTACGCCTCCAAATGCGCCGCGTTGTTCCACATCAGAGTGCCCACCCGCTCGTCGCCGTCGACGCCGAGTTCGTCGCGGAGCGCGTGGGCGAGCTGGGCGGCGCGGGCGCCGGTCTCCGCGTAACTGCGGCGGTGCGGCTCACCGGCACCGGTCCAGGTGATCACCTCGGCCTTTCCGTGGATCGTCGCGCCGTGCGTCAAGATCCTCGAAACGAGCAGGGGTACGTCTTGCATCGTGCTCTGCACCGGGAGCCTCCCCATAGGGTGCGCCTGTTACGCGCGGGTAAGTTCCTGGCGATTGTGCTGGTGTTCCTCGCGGTATGTCACTACCCGGCCCGTACGGATCCGGCCGTTCTCCGGGCGCCCGACGGCCCCGCCGCACCGCCGCTGAGCGGTACGAAGGGGGCGCCGGATGTTCGCGGGGTACGGATCGATCAGGCCATCTTCGCCATGTCGAGCGGCGCGGCTTCGGCCCTTCCGCCCCGGTCGAGCGCGAACCACACCCCCTTGCGGCGTCGCGTGTCGATGTTGGGCCGGTAGACGCCCCACCGGGACGCCAGGGCTTCGACCAGGTGCAGGCCGCGCCCCGACCCGTCGTCGAGCAGCGCGGGCAGGCTGAGGAGCCGGCTGCGCGGGGCGTCGTCCCACACGGCCACGCGTACGGAGGCGGGGTGCACGGTCACATCGAGACGTACGACGGCCGTGTCGGTGTGCAGGTGTACGTTCGTGACCAGCTCGCTGACCAGGACGCGCATGTCGTCGACGAGTTCGGTGTTGCCGGTCAGGGTCATGAGGTCGGTCACGACGGCCCGGGCGATCCCCGGCGCGGTGGCCCGGTTGAGCAGGTCGAACCGGAACGCGTC
Proteins encoded in this region:
- a CDS encoding long-chain fatty acid--CoA ligase; protein product: MQSTMQDVPLLVSRILTHGATIHGKAEVITWTGAGEPHRRSYAETGARAAQLAHALRDELGVDGDERVGTLMWNNAAHLEAYLAIPSMGAVLHTLNLRLPVEQLIWIVNHAADRVILVNGSLLPLLAPLLPRLPGVEHVVVAGEGDRSLLAGVRPRVHEYEELIAGRPERYDWPELDELQAAALCYTSGTTGDPKGVAYSHRSLYLHSMQVNNAEAFALGGKDIAMPVVPMFHVNAWGLPHASFMAGASLLMPDRFLQPGPIAEMIETVRPTVAAAVPTIWQGLLGELDATKRDVTSLRNVVIGGSACPPSLMRAFEERHGLRVVHAWGMTETSPLGSVAHPPAGVSGEEEWTYRATQGRFPASVEARLVGPDGAHLPWDGASAGELEVRGPWIAGAYYGGADGADLRPQDKFSPDGWLRTGDVGTITPDGYLTLTDRAKDVIKSGGEWISSVELENHLMAHPEVAEAAVVAVPDDKWGERPLAAVVLRDGASLSFEELRVFLGERVARWQLPERWAAVVAVPKTSVGKFDKKVLRRQYAEGELTVTRVG
- a CDS encoding ATP-binding protein, translated to MTLAPPKPASTPPAARDAFRFDLLNRATAPGIARAVVTDLMTLTGNTELVDDMRVLVSELVTNVHLHTDTAVVRLDVTVHPASVRVAVWDDAPRSRLLSLPALLDDGSGRGLHLVEALASRWGVYRPNIDTRRRKGVWFALDRGGRAEAAPLDMAKMA